Below is a genomic region from Fusarium oxysporum Fo47 chromosome VIII, complete sequence.
TCGTGTAGCGTGCAACATCCATAAGACCATCGTCCCCGTAATAAATATCTTGCATCTCATCCTGCGCCATCCTTGTGGTGGTTTTGCTACGATGCCACTGGCGAACCACGATGCGAGCGAGCCACCAAGCAAAacaaaagatgaagagaggcGACTAGATCCTCCAAGAGTGTAAAGtatccttgatatcatcctCAATCCAAGTAATACTTCTCGTTCCGTCCTGAGTTCTCCCTGTGTGTTGTTTTGCTACGATGTCACTGGCGAGCCACGATGCGGGCGAGTCACCAGGGAAACACGGGAACTTTCACGACATATCAAGATGCGAATGCGCAGATAATGTGACCAAGCAGTCTGTAGTCAATGCCAGGATATTCATGAGTGACATGATCATCTGGAGAGGCGTATCGCCGTCACTCAAGCAACTGCGCGAGACGTCGAGCCCAACCGCCAAAACAACATATCGCGATACTTCACACGCTTCCCAAGAGCGTAGTAAGCCCCTTAGTCTCATTATACATTCAAACTACGCACGCAATGTTCCCCTCTACGCGTATATCAAAACATGTCACCAAGACAAACTACAGAGTtaaacaacaacatcatatCATACATCAGTCATAGTCAAAGCAagttttcttcttcgagcCACAGCACAAGACCATGAACCCaatgaaaaaaagaaaaagggtgGGTGCCCCGTCGGGCGAAAGCAAAAATTATTCCAGGCTGATCGAGCAGCATTGGTGGGCGATCACCAAGGCCATAAGACCCGATGATTCCCAGCCCTCAGGCTTCATGATCCCCGAGAGCCACTGGATGTTTGGCAGTCCATGTTCATGAGTGCAAGCACCCATAAACATGGCatgaaaagaagagaaaagaaaaaaggtCAGTCACTGGGAGAAGAGCGAGCTTATATACACAGGGGAGCCCGGGCGGTGAGGGCGAGTGATCTGGGAGGCGGCAGTATCCCAGCAGCAGATCCTCCGGGATAGTGGAGATGCAGAGATCTGACAGCTGGTGACGTGCAGCAAAGTGCTCCGCCCAAAGCGGGGGCAGGGGACCGTTGAGTAGTGGCGTGGGGCGGTTGGACGTTATATCAACGACAAGGCCGGACACTCAGCCGTGATCTTGCGACCACGCACAATAGGAAAAATAGTGCACCATTTTTGCGAAGATGGGGAACTCTTTAGCTTCCGAGAGATATTTTTGAAGGTATTTTTAATTGTTGTTGTGGTTGCCCTGAGTATTTTCGAGGGTGCGTTTTGAGCCTCATCCGCGTCCACAGGGGTTTTCGAGGAGTGGGCATGCGTCATCGCGCCGTAGCTACACCCCAGAAATAGAATGGCGAGGAAATCACTGGCACTGAATTGTGAGATATTGTATACAGCATAAATGCAAAAATGGACGAGCAATTGCAATGTGCATGTATTGTGGATGGTATTGACTACGGATCTACGATATGGAATTACATCAAGTACAATTGTGATGAATGCACAGAACACACATCGAAGCGTTTAAATGAATCAAGGAAGACCGCACAATAATTACAAGATGCATGGACCCGAGATGGTTGAGGCCCTCGCCGAGTGGCTTGGTCGCTTCAGGAGAACCAAGCTTGGGGAGGCAAAAAGTCTAAACTCAGGACGTTTGTATGCTAAGCAACAGAGAAACTTAGGTCAATTCAGTGCAACAAAGGAGGTATCTAGACTATGTTGCTTAAGTTCAGCTTGGAGCCGTTCCAAGTCACGAGCTTCTTGCTCCCCTGGGCTAGCTCGTGGAGACAGATCCCCTCTGCGCAGCTCCACAAGGACGAGGGGAATTAAATCGAGGCGAATGTAAATTATGTGATTAGCTCGAGAGGCTCTTGAGATCTCTGAACTTCTGAAGAGCCTACATCCCAGTGAATCAAGGTCCGATCTTGAGCTCGGGGCTCGGGGCTCTGGCCTTCGCCTTGCTGCTATTGTCCTAGGCAACCTCGAGCTCTCCGCACAGAGGATCAGCTGGCTCCACTCTTGCTGGTATTTATTCCATCTCCCgccctcttcatctctctcttcttcctttcctcctcagctccaacaccaacacctttatcctcctccatctcctcctcccacaccatcatcattatcCTCCCTCACTCCTCTACCCTCTCTCTCTTATACATACACCATCTCTCCTCATCACCTGGACACACGACGGCCCTTCAATACACAAGCATCCGTTCGTTGACACTCAATGTGTTCAATGCAGCACTCTGTCCGCGACTTCGTTGGCCTGGTTCTTGGAGTTACTTCCCAGGGCTGGTTCACTGCAGTTCTGCACAGCGTGTTGCCTTGGGCATATTGTGTTGTATTTGGTGGGTGGTGGCGGCCTTTTCACCCCGGCCGCAGCCGGGAGTGCCCCGAGCCATTCGTGGCTCGGTGATGCATGGTAAGTTTCACTTTTCTTCTGGCCATTGCATTTCATCTCTTTACACTTTCTTTatgtttcttctcctcatcttttCGCTTCCCTTCATCTCACCTTATGGTATCTCACACCTGCCCTCAGCCGCCACCCGCCACCAAAACCCCACGATCATCATGGGTCTCCTCGCGAAGCTCAAGTTCAAGCTGCGCAAGCGTCTTGCGCAGGGTACTGTCGAGCCAGTCGCCTACGGGATACTCGGGCTTGTCAGCCTCGAACGAGTGTGCAAGGTATGTTCTTTTGACACGACACTGGTAGCTTGACCCTGACCCTTTGCAGAATATGTCTTTACAGGCAGTGCACTTGCATCTGCTACCGACCAACTTGCTGTCAACATGAACAGCATATCCTTCCAGCAGGCTCCTAGTGGCATTGACCGCGGCCGCAACCAGTCCTTCTTCGCGATGAACGCGCCTCAGGGAAACCCATTTGCAGCAGCTGGCGCTCTGCACATGCCATTCCCCCTCTCAGCTCCACCAGCAGCCTTTTTCACTGGACAGCAGTTTGGCCCCCCTGTCATGACTCCCAACAGTCTCGAACGAGCGTGCAAGGTATGTTGCTCTTCGCTTTGCAGTGTGAATTCAGTTCTGACTATGGGCAGACGTTCACTCACACCTGAGGATACGCGCAGAGTAATCAAGATCGCTACGATGCAGGCCGCCGAATATGCATCTAAACGGGCCACGGCCACGATGCACCTCCTCCGTAAGTCCATCCCCCCTCACACGCTTTTCATTTTCTGACTCTTGCGCAGTGCACCTTACTGACCAGGCATGCTTGCCTCGGGCACTGGTTGCGTTGGAGTCACAGCTCGTCCGATTGTGCAAGATCTGCACTGTATGTCTTGGTATGAACGGGATTCATATCATTGCATACAGTGTCGAACTTGCACACTCGTTCGAGCTGCGACACCAACGCAACCAGGACTTTGATGGCCTTCGCACACTTGACACACCACAAATACTCACTCTCTCTTTATCGCCCTCATTGAAATGCCTGGGAGGAttggcttgacttgacttggcttggcctgggcttggacttggacttaGACAGGATACTTGGATACGATACCACAGCTCAACCAAACACTTGAAACTCATCTTGACTCCTATCTTGACACTCATAAACTCGTGCACTTAGTAAATTCTAGTCTAAAGGCCTTGTACATTTGCACTTAACCTAGGATAGAGGTCCTGAATCTAGGTTTCTTGCCCAATCGAATGCTTGACGCTCATCTTAAAAACTTAGTGACTGCGGAATCTCTGCTCATCGCCTCATCAGACAGTACTTCCACTGAAGTATGATTCTCGCTCATTCAACGACTACCAGCTCATCCTCCACGTCAATCAAATCCCCCGCCTGCACCAAAACAGCCACGCATTTTCCGCCGACAGGACTGCGAATCTCAACTTCCATCTTACTCGACTCAATACAAACCAGAACATCTCCCTTTTCTACAACGCTCCCTTCTTTCACCATGACCTTGTAACATCGACCCGGCATCGTCGCCTTCACTCGTTCACCACGAAGACCCGAACTATCCAGACTCGGGCTGTGTCCATTGACAA
It encodes:
- a CDS encoding uncharacterized protein (expressed protein), translated to MGLLAKLKFKLRKRLAQGTVEPVAYGILGLVSLERVCKAPSGIDRGRNQSFFAMNAPQGNPFAAAGALHMPFPLSAPPAAFFTGQQFGPPVMTPNSLERACKIATMQAAEYASKRATATMHLLLHLTDQACLPRALVALESQLVRLCKICTVCLGMNGIHIIAYSVELAHSFELRHQRNQDFDGLRTLDTPQILTLSLSPSLKCLGGLA